The following are encoded in a window of Microbacterium sp. LWO13-1.2 genomic DNA:
- a CDS encoding YggS family pyridoxal phosphate-dependent enzyme, with protein MSELAARLSAIDTQIADAARRAGRDAGEITRIVVTKFHPASVVRELHALGVRDVGENRQQEMSAKVDALRQAQGPVLADLRWHFIGQAQTNKAAAIRSGADAVHSVDRERLADALHRAAEDDSALDVLVQINLTGDAGRGGVEPGAADALAEHVLGLPSLRLRGVMAVAPLDEEPASAFARLRVVADRIRLIAPDATWISAGMTGDFAEAIAAGATHLRIGSAITGPRPDRG; from the coding sequence TTGAGTGAATTGGCTGCGCGGCTGTCGGCGATCGACACGCAGATCGCGGACGCCGCGCGCCGAGCAGGCCGCGATGCCGGGGAGATCACCCGAATCGTGGTGACGAAGTTCCATCCGGCATCCGTCGTCCGGGAGCTCCATGCGCTCGGCGTGCGCGACGTCGGTGAGAATCGGCAGCAGGAGATGTCCGCCAAAGTCGACGCCCTTCGGCAGGCTCAGGGACCGGTCTTGGCGGACCTGCGCTGGCATTTCATCGGCCAGGCGCAGACGAACAAGGCGGCGGCGATCAGGAGCGGGGCGGATGCCGTGCACTCGGTCGACCGCGAACGGCTGGCCGATGCGCTCCATCGTGCGGCGGAGGACGACTCCGCGCTTGACGTGCTCGTGCAGATCAATCTCACCGGCGACGCCGGGCGCGGGGGAGTCGAGCCGGGCGCGGCAGACGCTCTCGCCGAGCACGTGCTCGGCCTGCCCTCGCTGCGGCTCCGTGGAGTGATGGCCGTGGCCCCGCTCGATGAGGAACCGGCATCCGCCTTCGCGCGCTTGCGCGTCGTCGCCGACCGGATCCGCCTCATCGCGCCGGATGCGACATGGATCTCCGCCGGCATGACCGGCGATTTCGCCGAGGCCATCGCCGCAGGTGCGACACACCTGCGGATCGGCTCCGCAATCACGGGACCCCGGCCCGACCGGGGTTAA
- a CDS encoding RluA family pseudouridine synthase translates to MESRSLPVPDGLDGTRVDAALAKMLGFSRTFAADVAAAGGVQLDGVTLDKSDRLRGGGWLEVEWQPKEEPRIIPIPVPDLGIVYDDDDIVVVDKPTGVAAHPSLGWEGPTVVGALAAAGFRVATSGAPERQGVVHRLDVGTSGLMVVAKTETAYTALKRAFKERTVEKIYHAVVQGHPDPLVGTIDAPIGRHPNHSWKFAVIPDGKPSVTHYETLEAFPGASLLEIHLETGRTHQIRVHMAAHRHPCVGDPLYGSDPTMAARLGLTRQWLHAHQLAFHHPATGEWVQFESPYPADFRHALDVLRGE, encoded by the coding sequence GTGGAATCCCGTTCCCTTCCCGTCCCCGACGGTTTGGACGGTACGAGGGTCGACGCTGCGCTGGCGAAGATGCTCGGTTTTTCGCGCACCTTCGCCGCTGACGTCGCCGCCGCCGGTGGTGTGCAGCTCGATGGAGTGACGCTCGACAAGTCCGATCGTCTGCGCGGCGGTGGCTGGCTCGAGGTCGAATGGCAACCGAAGGAGGAGCCGCGGATCATTCCGATCCCGGTACCGGATCTCGGCATCGTCTACGACGACGACGACATCGTCGTGGTCGACAAGCCCACCGGCGTGGCCGCCCATCCGTCGCTCGGCTGGGAGGGGCCGACCGTCGTCGGCGCTCTGGCCGCCGCAGGCTTCCGTGTCGCGACCAGCGGTGCGCCGGAGCGCCAGGGCGTGGTGCACCGGCTCGATGTGGGGACCAGCGGGCTCATGGTGGTCGCGAAGACTGAGACCGCCTACACCGCGCTGAAGCGCGCCTTCAAGGAGCGCACGGTCGAGAAGATCTACCACGCGGTGGTTCAGGGGCATCCGGACCCGCTCGTCGGCACCATCGATGCGCCGATCGGGCGACACCCGAATCACTCCTGGAAGTTCGCGGTGATCCCCGACGGCAAGCCGTCGGTCACGCACTACGAGACGCTCGAGGCCTTTCCGGGGGCATCGCTCCTGGAGATCCACCTGGAAACCGGCCGCACGCATCAGATCCGCGTGCACATGGCCGCGCACCGGCATCCGTGCGTGGGCGACCCGCTGTACGGTTCCGACCCGACGATGGCAGCCAGACTCGGCCTGACACGGCAGTGGCTGCACGCGCACCAGCTCGCCTTCCACCATCCCGCCACCGGCGAGTGGGTGCAGTTCGAGTCACCGTATCCGGCCGATTTCCGTCACGCGCTCGACGTGCTCCGCGGGGAATAG
- the ftsZ gene encoding cell division protein FtsZ — translation MSQNQNYLAVIKVVGVGGGGVNAVNRMIDLGLRGVEFIAVNTDAQALLMSDADVKLDVGRELTRGLGAGADPEVGRRAAEDHAEEIEQALTGADMVFVTAGEGGGTGTGGAPVVARIAKSIGALTIGVVTKPFSFEGRRRQSQAEAGVAKLKEEVDTLIVVPNDRLLEISDRGISMIEAFATADQVLLAGVQGITDLITTPGLINLDFADVKSVMQGAGSALMGIGSARGADRAIKAAELAVESPLLEASIEGAHGVLLSIQGGSNLGIFEIHDAADLVKEAAHPEANIIFGTVIDDTLGDEVRVTVIAAGFDSGEPTLRLDPMVVSRPAAAATLPDVPLSSVSDAPATPEKTETESAQRVPATSIEPAFAEDDIDIPEFLK, via the coding sequence ATGAGCCAGAACCAGAACTACCTCGCCGTGATCAAGGTCGTCGGCGTGGGCGGTGGCGGCGTCAACGCCGTCAACCGCATGATCGATCTCGGCCTCCGCGGAGTCGAGTTCATCGCTGTCAACACCGACGCACAGGCACTGCTCATGAGCGACGCCGACGTCAAGCTCGACGTGGGCCGCGAGCTCACCCGTGGCCTCGGTGCCGGCGCCGACCCCGAGGTGGGTCGCCGCGCCGCAGAAGACCACGCCGAAGAGATCGAGCAGGCTCTCACCGGGGCCGACATGGTCTTCGTCACCGCGGGCGAGGGCGGCGGCACCGGCACCGGCGGCGCACCCGTCGTCGCGCGTATCGCGAAGTCCATCGGCGCGCTCACCATCGGTGTCGTCACCAAGCCGTTCTCCTTCGAGGGCCGCCGCCGCCAGAGCCAGGCCGAGGCGGGCGTCGCCAAGCTCAAGGAAGAGGTCGACACCCTCATCGTGGTGCCGAACGACCGTCTTCTCGAGATCAGCGACCGCGGCATCTCGATGATCGAGGCATTCGCCACCGCCGATCAGGTGCTGCTCGCCGGTGTGCAGGGCATCACCGACCTCATCACGACTCCTGGTCTCATCAACCTCGACTTCGCCGACGTCAAGTCGGTCATGCAGGGTGCGGGTTCCGCGCTCATGGGCATCGGCTCCGCGCGCGGCGCCGACCGTGCGATCAAGGCCGCCGAGCTCGCGGTCGAGTCGCCGCTGCTCGAGGCGAGCATCGAGGGCGCGCACGGCGTGCTGCTGTCGATCCAGGGTGGTTCGAACCTCGGCATCTTCGAGATCCACGACGCCGCGGACCTCGTCAAGGAGGCGGCGCACCCCGAGGCGAACATCATCTTCGGAACGGTCATCGACGACACTCTCGGCGACGAGGTGCGCGTCACGGTGATCGCCGCCGGCTTCGACAGCGGAGAACCCACGCTGCGCCTGGACCCGATGGTGGTCAGCCGTCCGGCGGCAGCGGCGACGCTGCCCGACGTGCCGCTCTCCAGCGTCTCCGATGCTCCGGCCACGCCGGAGAAGACCGAGACCGAATCGGCCCAGCGGGTCCCCGCGACCAGCATCGAGCCGGCGTTCGCCGAGGACGACATCGACATTCCTGAGTTCCTGAAGTAA
- a CDS encoding polysaccharide deacetylase family protein yields the protein MPTPTRMPMPVSTPTPTPVLPDPVTIAARHHGLVPSSWGMHLPGVVSELVNPTDEHGAARVALTFDACGGSGGSNVDHALIDGLRAATVPATLFLNQRWVETHAELAAELAADPLFLLANHGTGHHPLSVTGAAAYGIPGTGSAAGAVDEVWSNHQVLTELVGHPPRYFRAGTAHYDDVAVRIVHELGEIPIGFNVNGDGGASYSASAVRHEFGRAAAGSIVLAHMNRPDGGTAAGALAAISDLRAYGVRFVHVDA from the coding sequence ATGCCGACGCCGACGCGGATGCCGATGCCGGTGTCGACTCCGACGCCGACTCCGGTGCTGCCCGATCCCGTTACGATCGCGGCACGACACCACGGTCTCGTGCCGTCGTCGTGGGGGATGCACCTGCCTGGCGTCGTGTCGGAGCTGGTGAACCCGACGGACGAGCACGGAGCGGCACGGGTGGCGCTGACCTTCGACGCGTGCGGAGGATCGGGCGGTTCGAACGTCGATCACGCGCTGATCGATGGTCTGCGCGCCGCGACGGTGCCGGCGACGCTGTTTCTGAACCAGCGCTGGGTCGAGACCCATGCGGAGCTGGCGGCAGAGCTCGCGGCGGATCCGCTTTTCCTTCTCGCGAACCACGGCACCGGGCACCATCCGCTCTCGGTCACGGGCGCGGCCGCGTATGGGATTCCGGGAACAGGGTCCGCGGCAGGTGCGGTCGACGAGGTGTGGAGCAACCATCAGGTGCTCACAGAACTCGTGGGGCATCCTCCGCGCTATTTCCGCGCAGGCACAGCGCACTACGACGATGTCGCGGTGCGGATCGTGCACGAGCTCGGCGAGATACCGATCGGGTTCAACGTCAACGGCGATGGCGGTGCCAGTTATTCCGCAAGCGCGGTGCGCCACGAGTTCGGGCGGGCCGCCGCTGGAAGCATCGTTCTGGCGCATATGAACCGGCCGGACGGCGGAACCGCGGCAGGAGCGCTGGCAGCGATCTCCGATCTGCGGGCCTATGGTGTTCGATTCGTCCACGTGGACGCCTGA
- the sepF gene encoding cell division protein SepF produces the protein MGNPLKKTMVYLGLADEEEVYEEETQAPARAHRERDREQRDREEAAPAPVTPLRRPVAVRQPAAGTVNEILTVHPKQYRDAQLIAESFREGVPVIINLSQMSDADARRLIDFASGLSLGLYGRIERVTSKVFLLSPENIAVSGHGGIAHADAESAGFDQS, from the coding sequence ATGGGTAACCCGCTGAAGAAGACCATGGTGTATCTCGGCCTCGCCGACGAGGAAGAGGTGTACGAGGAGGAGACGCAAGCTCCTGCCCGCGCACACCGCGAACGCGACCGCGAGCAGCGTGACCGTGAAGAGGCCGCCCCGGCGCCCGTCACGCCGTTGCGTCGCCCCGTCGCCGTGCGGCAGCCTGCTGCGGGCACGGTGAACGAGATCCTCACGGTGCACCCCAAGCAGTACCGCGACGCTCAGCTGATCGCTGAGAGCTTCCGCGAGGGCGTCCCGGTGATCATCAACCTCTCGCAGATGAGCGACGCCGACGCGCGCCGCCTCATCGACTTCGCCAGCGGTCTCTCCCTGGGCCTCTACGGCCGCATCGAGCGCGTGACGTCCAAGGTCTTCCTGCTGTCGCCGGAGAACATCGCGGTGTCGGGCCACGGGGGAATCGCACACGCAGACGCCGAGTCTGCGGGCTTCGACCAGTCGTAG
- a CDS encoding DivIVA domain-containing protein — translation MALTPDDVVTKQFQHVRFKDGFDPDEVDDFLDEIVIEWRKALEENVELKAKLAAYESGATPEAAAPAPAAVVEAPAPVAVAEVPVEPAASGSATATAGIIELAQRLHDEHVAEGEAKRNQLIAEAETEVSRIRGEAEAKQREETSRMERERNQLEARITELRNFERDYRNQLRGYIEGQLRDLDEKSASTDSTPVSAIGL, via the coding sequence ATGGCACTTACCCCGGATGACGTCGTCACCAAGCAGTTCCAGCACGTCCGTTTCAAGGACGGCTTCGACCCGGACGAGGTGGACGACTTCCTCGACGAGATCGTCATCGAGTGGCGCAAGGCCCTCGAGGAGAACGTCGAGCTGAAGGCCAAGCTGGCCGCCTACGAGTCCGGTGCGACTCCTGAGGCCGCCGCTCCGGCTCCCGCTGCCGTCGTCGAGGCACCCGCGCCGGTCGCCGTCGCCGAGGTCCCCGTCGAGCCCGCAGCATCCGGCTCCGCGACCGCGACCGCAGGCATCATCGAGCTCGCGCAGCGTCTGCACGACGAGCACGTCGCCGAGGGTGAGGCGAAGCGCAACCAGCTCATCGCCGAGGCCGAGACCGAGGTCAGCCGCATCCGCGGCGAGGCCGAGGCCAAGCAGCGCGAAGAGACCTCCCGCATGGAGCGCGAGCGCAACCAGCTCGAGGCCCGTATCACCGAACTCCGCAACTTCGAGCGTGACTACCGCAACCAGCTGCGCGGTTACATCGAGGGTCAGCTCCGCGACCTCGACGAGAAGTCGGCGTCGACGGACTCGACCCCCGTCTCGGCGATCGGACTGTAG
- the lspA gene encoding signal peptidase II: protein MVAILAALVLAADQFVKHLTITNLPLQESVPVLGEFLQLYYVRNPGAAFSLGSEVTWIFTIALSIVAGVIIWKALSLRSRLWALVLGCLLGGVLGNLTDRLLREPGFPVGHVVDMISMPWMMPAIFNVADIFIVTGMISVALLVVFGLRFDGTRERDHAAAEAAAHADAATSEKPDGSTTADVER, encoded by the coding sequence ATCGTTGCGATTCTCGCAGCGCTCGTACTGGCCGCCGATCAGTTTGTGAAGCACCTCACGATCACCAACCTGCCATTGCAGGAGTCCGTGCCTGTGCTCGGAGAGTTTCTCCAGCTCTACTACGTGCGCAACCCCGGAGCGGCTTTCTCGCTCGGTTCTGAGGTCACCTGGATCTTCACGATCGCTCTGTCGATCGTCGCCGGTGTGATCATCTGGAAGGCGCTTTCGCTGCGTTCGCGCTTGTGGGCTCTGGTTCTCGGATGCCTGCTCGGCGGCGTGCTCGGCAACCTGACCGACCGTCTGCTCCGCGAGCCGGGTTTTCCGGTCGGGCATGTCGTCGACATGATCTCGATGCCCTGGATGATGCCGGCGATCTTCAACGTCGCCGACATCTTCATCGTCACTGGCATGATCTCGGTCGCGCTCCTCGTCGTGTTCGGGCTGCGCTTCGACGGCACCCGCGAGCGTGACCATGCTGCGGCAGAGGCGGCAGCGCACGCCGATGCGGCGACTTCCGAGAAGCCGGATGGGTCGACGACCGCCGACGTGGAGCGCTGA
- a CDS encoding RNA polymerase sigma factor yields the protein MSTDSEIITRSVDEPGAFSEIFERHVRPVGGYIRRRVGANAVDDALSETFLVAFRRRASFDGRWESARPWLLGIATRVVKSHRAAEARQWRAFEASASADSVAVETPHAASDSRLDADAALRELAPRIAALATRDRDTLLLHAWGDLSYDQIAEALGVPVGTVRSRLNRVRRKLAPPGSHGATRLTWMAKEESDAALGTSS from the coding sequence GTGAGCACAGACAGCGAGATCATCACGCGGTCGGTCGACGAGCCCGGAGCATTCTCCGAGATCTTCGAGCGGCACGTGCGTCCCGTGGGCGGGTACATCAGGCGCAGGGTTGGGGCGAATGCCGTTGACGACGCACTCAGCGAGACGTTTCTTGTCGCTTTCCGGCGTCGGGCATCGTTCGACGGGAGATGGGAGTCCGCGCGGCCGTGGCTGCTCGGCATCGCGACGCGGGTAGTGAAGAGTCACCGCGCCGCAGAGGCCAGGCAGTGGCGAGCGTTCGAGGCGTCGGCATCGGCTGATTCAGTTGCCGTGGAGACGCCGCATGCGGCATCCGACTCCCGGCTCGACGCCGACGCGGCCTTGAGGGAGTTGGCGCCGCGAATCGCGGCGCTGGCCACACGCGACCGGGACACCCTGCTGCTGCATGCCTGGGGCGACCTCTCTTATGACCAGATCGCGGAAGCTCTCGGTGTGCCTGTCGGAACGGTGCGGTCACGACTGAACCGCGTCCGTCGAAAGCTCGCACCTCCCGGTTCGCACGGTGCGACCCGGCTGACCTGGATGGCTAAGGAGGAGAGCGATGCAGCTCTTGGAACGAGTTCGTGA
- a CDS encoding FtsQ-type POTRA domain-containing protein, protein MADSNPSETAQDLPEEFATPTTSRDVWRAARARRKALRAEIRRFTQRSRRRRIIWFTGIGAVLVLIGGSVAAAYSPLFAVEKITVVGASTLDPATVEAALSAQIGTPLALVDTSEVKAALLAFPLIETYALEAKPPHDLTVSIVERTPVGVIESDAGYTLVDAAGVALATTSDQPAGQPLIEVEGGVDSTAFESIGLVMRSLPADVRAVVTSARASTADDVTLTLASGLIVVWGSAEESRDKAVALSRTMAARPDASTIDVSSPELAVVG, encoded by the coding sequence GTGGCGGATTCGAATCCGAGCGAGACGGCGCAGGACCTGCCGGAGGAGTTCGCAACGCCGACGACGAGTCGCGATGTCTGGCGGGCAGCACGTGCGCGCCGCAAGGCGCTGCGCGCCGAGATCCGCCGCTTCACGCAGCGCTCCCGTCGTCGCCGCATCATCTGGTTCACGGGCATCGGGGCGGTGCTGGTGCTGATCGGCGGGAGCGTTGCCGCCGCCTACAGCCCGCTTTTCGCCGTGGAGAAGATCACCGTGGTGGGCGCGTCCACACTCGACCCGGCGACCGTCGAAGCGGCGCTGAGTGCCCAGATCGGCACACCCCTGGCGCTGGTGGACACCAGTGAGGTGAAGGCGGCGCTGCTCGCCTTCCCCCTGATCGAGACGTACGCGCTCGAGGCGAAGCCGCCGCATGACCTCACGGTCAGCATCGTCGAGCGCACGCCGGTCGGCGTGATCGAATCGGATGCCGGTTACACACTCGTCGATGCCGCAGGCGTCGCGCTCGCGACGACGAGCGACCAGCCGGCTGGCCAGCCGCTGATCGAGGTCGAAGGCGGAGTCGACTCCACGGCCTTCGAGAGCATCGGGCTGGTCATGCGGTCGTTGCCGGCCGATGTGCGCGCCGTGGTCACGAGCGCCCGCGCGTCAACCGCGGATGACGTCACGCTGACCCTCGCCTCGGGACTGATCGTGGTGTGGGGGAGCGCCGAGGAGTCCCGCGACAAGGCGGTGGCTCTGAGCAGGACGATGGCTGCGAGACCCGACGCCAGCACGATCGATGTCTCCTCGCCCGAGCTCGCCGTCGTCGGCTGA
- the murC gene encoding UDP-N-acetylmuramate--L-alanine ligase: MIRPDLSLPIPETITAAHFIGIGGSGMSGLARMFLDAGIRVSGSDRADSDNLRALAAAGATVHVGHDAAHLGDADTVVHTGAIWPENPEFLLAKERGLHVIHRSQALHWLIGSRRLVSVAGAHGKTTSTGMIVTALRELGADPNFVNGGVIEQLGLSSASGSGDLFVIEADESDGTFLLYDTSIALITNVDPDHLDHYGSDEAFHDAFIRFANAATEAVVISSDDPGALRVSAGLTHPNVITFGKAVDADVRVTDIVTDGPVSATISHGVESARLQLAVPGVHNAINAAGGIAVLRALGFSLSDATRAMEGFAGTVRRLEQHGVERGVAVYDDYSHHPTEVRAALEAMRTLAGEGRIIAIQQPHTYSRTQHMYQEFADVLEEFADHTVMLDVYGAREDPVPGVTGELVSDAFRDAANVHYVADWQDAADYTATVARPGDFVITLGCGNVYQIIPQVLESLRQTPGA, from the coding sequence ATGATCAGACCCGACCTCTCCCTCCCGATTCCCGAGACGATCACCGCCGCGCACTTCATCGGCATCGGTGGTTCCGGTATGAGCGGACTCGCCCGGATGTTCCTGGATGCCGGCATCCGCGTCTCCGGTTCCGACCGCGCCGACAGCGACAACCTCCGCGCGCTTGCCGCCGCCGGGGCGACCGTTCACGTCGGGCACGACGCCGCACACCTCGGCGATGCGGACACCGTCGTGCACACCGGAGCCATCTGGCCGGAGAACCCGGAGTTCCTGCTGGCGAAGGAGCGCGGGCTGCACGTCATCCACCGCTCCCAGGCGCTGCACTGGCTGATCGGCTCGCGCCGTCTCGTCTCGGTCGCCGGTGCTCACGGCAAGACCACGTCGACCGGCATGATCGTCACGGCGCTGCGCGAGCTGGGCGCCGACCCGAACTTCGTCAACGGCGGGGTCATCGAGCAGCTCGGCCTGTCCAGTGCGAGCGGCTCCGGCGACCTGTTCGTGATCGAAGCCGACGAATCCGACGGAACCTTCCTGCTGTACGACACGTCGATCGCGCTGATCACCAATGTCGACCCGGACCACCTCGATCACTACGGCTCCGACGAGGCGTTCCACGACGCCTTCATCCGGTTCGCGAATGCCGCGACGGAGGCGGTCGTGATCTCGAGCGACGACCCCGGTGCCCTCCGCGTGAGCGCCGGGCTGACGCATCCGAACGTGATCACGTTCGGTAAGGCCGTCGATGCCGACGTGCGCGTCACGGACATCGTCACCGACGGGCCGGTCTCGGCCACGATCTCTCACGGGGTCGAGAGCGCGCGCCTGCAGCTGGCCGTGCCGGGGGTGCACAACGCGATCAACGCGGCCGGCGGTATCGCGGTGCTGCGGGCACTCGGCTTCTCACTCAGTGACGCGACGCGGGCGATGGAGGGCTTCGCCGGTACGGTCCGCCGCCTCGAGCAGCACGGAGTCGAGCGCGGCGTCGCCGTCTACGACGACTACTCGCACCATCCGACCGAGGTCCGCGCAGCGCTCGAGGCGATGCGCACCCTGGCCGGTGAGGGGCGCATCATCGCGATCCAGCAGCCGCACACGTATTCGCGCACCCAGCACATGTACCAGGAGTTCGCCGACGTGCTCGAGGAGTTCGCGGACCACACCGTGATGCTCGATGTCTACGGTGCGCGGGAGGACCCGGTGCCGGGCGTGACCGGCGAGCTGGTCAGCGACGCGTTCCGCGACGCTGCGAACGTGCACTACGTCGCCGACTGGCAGGATGCCGCCGACTACACGGCCACCGTGGCTCGCCCGGGTGACTTCGTGATCACCCTCGGCTGCGGGAACGTGTACCAGATCATCCCGCAGGTGCTCGAGTCGCTGCGGCAGACCCCCGGGGCCTAG
- a CDS encoding YggT family protein, with amino-acid sequence MELVSVAASIVHLVLLLYIFILFARLILDYIPLFNREWRPKGAGLIVAEIVYTITDPPIRFFRRLIPPLRIGTLSLDFGFALTMLIVLILMNIVRIFV; translated from the coding sequence GTGGAGCTGGTCTCCGTTGCCGCGAGCATCGTTCATCTGGTGCTTCTGCTGTACATCTTCATACTCTTCGCACGCCTCATCCTCGACTACATTCCGCTGTTCAACAGGGAATGGCGTCCGAAGGGCGCTGGCCTGATCGTCGCTGAGATCGTTTACACGATCACCGACCCCCCGATCCGCTTCTTCCGGCGATTGATTCCGCCGTTGCGCATCGGAACGCTGTCGCTGGACTTTGGTTTCGCACTCACCATGCTGATCGTGCTGATCCTCATGAACATCGTGCGCATCTTCGTCTGA
- a CDS encoding GNAT family N-acetyltransferase yields MNIEVRPATAFDDVAALVGPKKPTSNVCFCLSYRIGSKENVALIGEDRANRVRELCAQDPPPGVIAYLDDEPVGWAAVHPRRDTSFARNRLIPHVDDLDVWSLWCFRVRPGHRKLGLMHALMDGAVAYARERGAPAIEGYPVDNDGAKVNQTMMYVGTRAMFERAGFEKAADTGSVIDGFPRVLMCLDLS; encoded by the coding sequence ATGAACATCGAAGTGCGCCCGGCGACCGCGTTCGACGATGTCGCAGCGCTCGTGGGACCGAAGAAGCCGACGTCGAATGTGTGCTTCTGTCTGAGCTACCGCATCGGCAGCAAGGAGAACGTGGCGCTCATCGGTGAGGACCGCGCGAACCGCGTCCGTGAGCTGTGCGCGCAAGATCCACCGCCCGGAGTGATCGCGTACCTCGACGACGAGCCGGTCGGCTGGGCGGCCGTGCATCCGCGGCGAGACACGAGCTTCGCGCGGAACCGATTGATCCCGCATGTCGACGACCTCGACGTCTGGTCGCTCTGGTGTTTCCGGGTCCGTCCAGGGCATCGGAAACTCGGGCTCATGCACGCCCTGATGGACGGCGCCGTCGCGTATGCCCGGGAACGCGGTGCCCCGGCGATCGAGGGATACCCGGTGGACAACGACGGGGCGAAGGTCAATCAGACCATGATGTATGTCGGGACACGCGCCATGTTCGAACGTGCGGGCTTCGAGAAGGCGGCTGACACCGGGTCAGTGATCGACGGTTTCCCTCGCGTGCTCATGTGCCTCGACCTCTCGTGA